In a genomic window of Oncorhynchus keta strain PuntledgeMale-10-30-2019 chromosome 26, Oket_V2, whole genome shotgun sequence:
- the LOC118359048 gene encoding SLAIN motif-containing protein 2-like isoform X5: protein MEDINSNINADLEVRKLQDLVKKLEQQNEQLRSRSTLLSSSGAVSGNHRPLSAGYDSPLSAASAAGLVGFPGVGFGGTGAYGGLLENSRLSPRLSYDGISFRRAYEGEGASAATSFTGINSYFTDAGETLGFMDEGETSILDEVDILDLEDMDCLNEDEDSWLYEAKLNSPWQKALSPIVWCRQALDNPSPDMESAKRSLIHRLDLTMSANKRRSLYGSSYSPQVNYGSPYSTNTLNSPYSSGFNSPSSTPSRVPIVRQQLMPPLHQAQQQRGGSVERERNAPPVSPQSSIDSELSTSEMDEDSVGSSTTYKLNDVTDVQILARMQEESLRQDYAATASRRSSGSSCHSLRRSTFSDQELDAQSLEDDEEAVHPAFHLPSNRFSHSPRHSPRASPRNSPRSRSPARSLEYNHSRGSPQPIISRLQAPRHSLQGHAPQDLQTNVVKNEEKLGRSLPNLTRSNVAQHGPEPVTNSRSCESNLQVPNGSSPRHQAVIQSAIPSPSKLRTPATPSPLALRQPVKATSTPGSGASTPTRSLGPARSGLPRPSAGGGGGGIPVPRSKLAQPVRRSLPAPRNYSGGENWREGCY, encoded by the exons atggAGGATATTAACTCAAACATCAACGCGGACTTGGAGGTGCGCAAGCTGCAGGACTTGGTAAAGAAACTCGAACAGCAAAACGAGCAGCTCCGTAGTCGGTCTACTCTATTGTCTTCGTCTGGAGCAGTGTCAGGAAACCATAGACCCCTTAGTGCTGGATATGACTCACCCCTGTCAGCCGCCTCGGCGGCGGGGCTGGTCGGCTTCCCTGGGGTGGGGTTCGGCGGAACGGGTGCCTATGGGGGGCTTTTGGAAAACTCCCGTTTGAGCCCCAGACTGTCATATGATGGCATCAGTTTCAGGAGAGCATATGAGGGCGAGGGGGCATCGGCTGCCACCTCTTTCACTGGCATCAATTCGTACTTTACTGACGCAGGGGAAACACTGGGTTTTATGGATGAAGGGGAAACTTCAATCTTGGATGAAGTAGACATCCTCGATCTTGAAGACATGGATTGTCTGAACGAAGATGAAGACAGCTG GCTGTATGAGGCGAAGCTGAACAGCCCTTGGCAGAAAGCCTTGAGTCCCATCGTGTGGTGTCGCCAGGCTCTGGACAACCCCAGTCCTGACATGGAGTCAGCCAAGCGCTCCCTCATCCACAGACTGGACCTCACCATGTCAG CAAACAAGCGGAGGAGCCTGTATGGAAGTTCCTATAGTCCCCAGGTGAACTACGGAAGCCCATACAGCACAAACACATTGAACAGCCCCTACAGCAGCGGCTTCAACTCCCCTTCCTCCACCCCCAGCAGGGTGCCCATCGTCAGACAGCAGCTGATGCCCCCTCTCCACCAGG CTCAGCAGCAGCGTGGTggctcagtagagagagagaggaacgccCCACCGGTCAGCCCTCAGTCTTCAATAGACAGTGAGCTGAGCACCTCTGAGATGGACGAGGATTCTGTGGGATCCTCCACCACGTACAAACTCAACGACGTCACTGATGTACAGATCCTGGCTCGCATGCAGGAGGAGA gtCTTCGGCAGGACTATGCTGCCACAGCTTCCAGGCGTAGCTCTGGTTCGTCCTGCCACTCTCTGAGACGCAGCACCTTCAGTGACCAGGAGCTGGACGCCCAGAGTCTAGAGGACGATGAGGAGGCTGTACACCCCGCCTTCCACCTCCCCTCGAACCGCTTCTCCCACTCCCCCAGACACTCCCCCCGCGCCTCCCCCAGGAACTCCCCACGCTCACGCTCCCCAGCACGCTCCCTGGAGTACAACCACAGCCGGGGCTCCCCGCAGCCAATCATCAGCCGGCTGCAGGCGCCACGTCACTCCCTGCAGGGCCATGCCCCCCAAGACCTGCAGACCAACGTGGTGAAGAACGAAG AGAAGCTGGGGCGTAGTCTTCCTAACCTGACCCGCTCCAACGTGGCCCAGCATGGCCCAGAGCCCGTCACGAACAGCAGGAGCTGTGAGTCCAACCTGCAAGTGCCAAACGGAAGCTCACCGAGACACCAGGCAGTCATTCAGTCTGCCA TCCCTTCTCCCAGTAAGCTGCGAACCCCAGCCACCCCGTCTCCCCTGGCCCTGAGGCAGCCTGTAAAGGCCACGTCTACCCCTGGCTCTGGAGCCTCCACCCCCACACGCTCCCTGGGCCCAGCACGCAGCGGCCTGCCCCGGCCCagtgcaggaggaggaggaggtggcatCCCTGTGCCTCGCAGCAAACTGGCCCAGCCAGTACGCAG GTCTTTACCTGCCCCTCGGAACTACAGTGGCGGAGAGAATTGGAGAGAGGGCTGCTACTGA
- the LOC118359048 gene encoding SLAIN motif-containing protein 2-like isoform X1: MEDINSNINADLEVRKLQDLVKKLEQQNEQLRSRSTLLSSSGAVSGNHRPLSAGYDSPLSAASAAGLVGFPGVGFGGTGAYGGLLENSRLSPRLSYDGISFRRAYEGEGASAATSFTGINSYFTDAGETLGFMDEGETSILDEVDILDLEDMDCLNEDEDSWLYEAKLNSPWQKALSPIVWCRQALDNPSPDMESAKRSLIHRLDLTMSANKRRSLYGSSYSPQVNYGSPYSTNTLNSPYSSGFNSPSSTPSRVPIVRQQLMPPLHQAQQQRGGSVERERNAPPVSPQSSIDSELSTSEMDEDSVGSSTTYKLNDVTDVQILARMQEESLRQDYAATASRRSSGSSCHSLRRSTFSDQELDAQSLEDDEEAVHPAFHLPSNRFSHSPRHSPRASPRNSPRSRSPARSLEYNHSRGSPQPIISRLQAPRHSLQGHAPQDLQTNVVKNEEKLGRSLPNLTRSNVAQHGPEPVTNSRSCESNLQVPNGSSPRHQAVIQSAIAQHSSTPLHSRYSTPPRSSQTGTPSRSLLSPKPKQHLQSPSSLRVHLSCCFGEEGDFIPSPSKLRTPATPSPLALRQPVKATSTPGSGASTPTRSLGPARSGLPRPSAGGGGGGIPVPRSKLAQPVRRSLPAPRNYSGGENWREGCY, from the exons atggAGGATATTAACTCAAACATCAACGCGGACTTGGAGGTGCGCAAGCTGCAGGACTTGGTAAAGAAACTCGAACAGCAAAACGAGCAGCTCCGTAGTCGGTCTACTCTATTGTCTTCGTCTGGAGCAGTGTCAGGAAACCATAGACCCCTTAGTGCTGGATATGACTCACCCCTGTCAGCCGCCTCGGCGGCGGGGCTGGTCGGCTTCCCTGGGGTGGGGTTCGGCGGAACGGGTGCCTATGGGGGGCTTTTGGAAAACTCCCGTTTGAGCCCCAGACTGTCATATGATGGCATCAGTTTCAGGAGAGCATATGAGGGCGAGGGGGCATCGGCTGCCACCTCTTTCACTGGCATCAATTCGTACTTTACTGACGCAGGGGAAACACTGGGTTTTATGGATGAAGGGGAAACTTCAATCTTGGATGAAGTAGACATCCTCGATCTTGAAGACATGGATTGTCTGAACGAAGATGAAGACAGCTG GCTGTATGAGGCGAAGCTGAACAGCCCTTGGCAGAAAGCCTTGAGTCCCATCGTGTGGTGTCGCCAGGCTCTGGACAACCCCAGTCCTGACATGGAGTCAGCCAAGCGCTCCCTCATCCACAGACTGGACCTCACCATGTCAG CAAACAAGCGGAGGAGCCTGTATGGAAGTTCCTATAGTCCCCAGGTGAACTACGGAAGCCCATACAGCACAAACACATTGAACAGCCCCTACAGCAGCGGCTTCAACTCCCCTTCCTCCACCCCCAGCAGGGTGCCCATCGTCAGACAGCAGCTGATGCCCCCTCTCCACCAGG CTCAGCAGCAGCGTGGTggctcagtagagagagagaggaacgccCCACCGGTCAGCCCTCAGTCTTCAATAGACAGTGAGCTGAGCACCTCTGAGATGGACGAGGATTCTGTGGGATCCTCCACCACGTACAAACTCAACGACGTCACTGATGTACAGATCCTGGCTCGCATGCAGGAGGAGA gtCTTCGGCAGGACTATGCTGCCACAGCTTCCAGGCGTAGCTCTGGTTCGTCCTGCCACTCTCTGAGACGCAGCACCTTCAGTGACCAGGAGCTGGACGCCCAGAGTCTAGAGGACGATGAGGAGGCTGTACACCCCGCCTTCCACCTCCCCTCGAACCGCTTCTCCCACTCCCCCAGACACTCCCCCCGCGCCTCCCCCAGGAACTCCCCACGCTCACGCTCCCCAGCACGCTCCCTGGAGTACAACCACAGCCGGGGCTCCCCGCAGCCAATCATCAGCCGGCTGCAGGCGCCACGTCACTCCCTGCAGGGCCATGCCCCCCAAGACCTGCAGACCAACGTGGTGAAGAACGAAG AGAAGCTGGGGCGTAGTCTTCCTAACCTGACCCGCTCCAACGTGGCCCAGCATGGCCCAGAGCCCGTCACGAACAGCAGGAGCTGTGAGTCCAACCTGCAAGTGCCAAACGGAAGCTCACCGAGACACCAGGCAGTCATTCAGTCTGCCA TAGCCCAGcactcctccactccactccactcccggTACTCTACCCCCCCTCGCTCCTCCCAAACAGGAACTCCCTCTCGATCCTTGCTGTCCCCGAAACCCAAACAGCACCTCCAAAGCCCTTCTTCCCTCCGAG TCCATCTTTCCTGTTGCTTTGGAGAAGAAGGGGATTTCA TCCCTTCTCCCAGTAAGCTGCGAACCCCAGCCACCCCGTCTCCCCTGGCCCTGAGGCAGCCTGTAAAGGCCACGTCTACCCCTGGCTCTGGAGCCTCCACCCCCACACGCTCCCTGGGCCCAGCACGCAGCGGCCTGCCCCGGCCCagtgcaggaggaggaggaggtggcatCCCTGTGCCTCGCAGCAAACTGGCCCAGCCAGTACGCAG GTCTTTACCTGCCCCTCGGAACTACAGTGGCGGAGAGAATTGGAGAGAGGGCTGCTACTGA
- the LOC118359048 gene encoding SLAIN motif-containing protein 2-like isoform X3, which yields MEDINSNINADLEVRKLQDLVKKLEQQNEQLRSRSTLLSSSGAVSGNHRPLSAGYDSPLSAASAAGLVGFPGVGFGGTGAYGGLLENSRLSPRLSYDGISFRRAYEGEGASAATSFTGINSYFTDAGETLGFMDEGETSILDEVDILDLEDMDCLNEDEDSWLYEAKLNSPWQKALSPIVWCRQALDNPSPDMESAKRSLIHRLDLTMSANKRRSLYGSSYSPQVNYGSPYSTNTLNSPYSSGFNSPSSTPSRVPIVRQQLMPPLHQAQQQRGGSVERERNAPPVSPQSSIDSELSTSEMDEDSVGSSTTYKLNDVTDVQILARMQEESLRQDYAATASRRSSGSSCHSLRRSTFSDQELDAQSLEDDEEAVHPAFHLPSNRFSHSPRHSPRASPRNSPRSRSPARSLEYNHSRGSPQPIISRLQAPRHSLQGHAPQDLQTNVVKNEEKLGRSLPNLTRSNVAQHGPEPVTNSRSCESNLQVPNGSSPRHQAVIQSAIAQHSSTPLHSRYSTPPRSSQTGTPSRSLLSPKPKQHLQSPSSLRVPSPSKLRTPATPSPLALRQPVKATSTPGSGASTPTRSLGPARSGLPRPSAGGGGGGIPVPRSKLAQPVRRSLPAPRNYSGGENWREGCY from the exons atggAGGATATTAACTCAAACATCAACGCGGACTTGGAGGTGCGCAAGCTGCAGGACTTGGTAAAGAAACTCGAACAGCAAAACGAGCAGCTCCGTAGTCGGTCTACTCTATTGTCTTCGTCTGGAGCAGTGTCAGGAAACCATAGACCCCTTAGTGCTGGATATGACTCACCCCTGTCAGCCGCCTCGGCGGCGGGGCTGGTCGGCTTCCCTGGGGTGGGGTTCGGCGGAACGGGTGCCTATGGGGGGCTTTTGGAAAACTCCCGTTTGAGCCCCAGACTGTCATATGATGGCATCAGTTTCAGGAGAGCATATGAGGGCGAGGGGGCATCGGCTGCCACCTCTTTCACTGGCATCAATTCGTACTTTACTGACGCAGGGGAAACACTGGGTTTTATGGATGAAGGGGAAACTTCAATCTTGGATGAAGTAGACATCCTCGATCTTGAAGACATGGATTGTCTGAACGAAGATGAAGACAGCTG GCTGTATGAGGCGAAGCTGAACAGCCCTTGGCAGAAAGCCTTGAGTCCCATCGTGTGGTGTCGCCAGGCTCTGGACAACCCCAGTCCTGACATGGAGTCAGCCAAGCGCTCCCTCATCCACAGACTGGACCTCACCATGTCAG CAAACAAGCGGAGGAGCCTGTATGGAAGTTCCTATAGTCCCCAGGTGAACTACGGAAGCCCATACAGCACAAACACATTGAACAGCCCCTACAGCAGCGGCTTCAACTCCCCTTCCTCCACCCCCAGCAGGGTGCCCATCGTCAGACAGCAGCTGATGCCCCCTCTCCACCAGG CTCAGCAGCAGCGTGGTggctcagtagagagagagaggaacgccCCACCGGTCAGCCCTCAGTCTTCAATAGACAGTGAGCTGAGCACCTCTGAGATGGACGAGGATTCTGTGGGATCCTCCACCACGTACAAACTCAACGACGTCACTGATGTACAGATCCTGGCTCGCATGCAGGAGGAGA gtCTTCGGCAGGACTATGCTGCCACAGCTTCCAGGCGTAGCTCTGGTTCGTCCTGCCACTCTCTGAGACGCAGCACCTTCAGTGACCAGGAGCTGGACGCCCAGAGTCTAGAGGACGATGAGGAGGCTGTACACCCCGCCTTCCACCTCCCCTCGAACCGCTTCTCCCACTCCCCCAGACACTCCCCCCGCGCCTCCCCCAGGAACTCCCCACGCTCACGCTCCCCAGCACGCTCCCTGGAGTACAACCACAGCCGGGGCTCCCCGCAGCCAATCATCAGCCGGCTGCAGGCGCCACGTCACTCCCTGCAGGGCCATGCCCCCCAAGACCTGCAGACCAACGTGGTGAAGAACGAAG AGAAGCTGGGGCGTAGTCTTCCTAACCTGACCCGCTCCAACGTGGCCCAGCATGGCCCAGAGCCCGTCACGAACAGCAGGAGCTGTGAGTCCAACCTGCAAGTGCCAAACGGAAGCTCACCGAGACACCAGGCAGTCATTCAGTCTGCCA TAGCCCAGcactcctccactccactccactcccggTACTCTACCCCCCCTCGCTCCTCCCAAACAGGAACTCCCTCTCGATCCTTGCTGTCCCCGAAACCCAAACAGCACCTCCAAAGCCCTTCTTCCCTCCGAG TCCCTTCTCCCAGTAAGCTGCGAACCCCAGCCACCCCGTCTCCCCTGGCCCTGAGGCAGCCTGTAAAGGCCACGTCTACCCCTGGCTCTGGAGCCTCCACCCCCACACGCTCCCTGGGCCCAGCACGCAGCGGCCTGCCCCGGCCCagtgcaggaggaggaggaggtggcatCCCTGTGCCTCGCAGCAAACTGGCCCAGCCAGTACGCAG GTCTTTACCTGCCCCTCGGAACTACAGTGGCGGAGAGAATTGGAGAGAGGGCTGCTACTGA
- the LOC118359048 gene encoding SLAIN motif-containing protein 2-like isoform X2, with protein sequence MEDINSNINADLEVRKLQDLVKKLEQQNEQLRSRSTLLSSSGAVSGNHRPLSAGYDSPLSAASAAGLVGFPGVGFGGTGAYGGLLENSRLSPRLSYDGISFRRAYEGEGASAATSFTGINSYFTDAGETLGFMDEGETSILDEVDILDLEDMDCLNEDEDSWLYEAKLNSPWQKALSPIVWCRQALDNPSPDMESAKRSLIHRLDLTMSANKRRSLYGSSYSPQVNYGSPYSTNTLNSPYSSGFNSPSSTPSRVPIVRQQLMPPLHQAQQQRGGSVERERNAPPVSPQSSIDSELSTSEMDEDSVGSSTTYKLNDVTDVQILARMQEESLRQDYAATASRRSSGSSCHSLRRSTFSDQELDAQSLEDDEEAVHPAFHLPSNRFSHSPRHSPRASPRNSPRSRSPARSLEYNHSRGSPQPIISRLQAPRHSLQGHAPQDLQTNVVKNEEKLGRSLPNLTRSNVAQHGPEPVTNSRSCESNLQVPNGSSPRHQAVIQSATQHSSTPLHSRYSTPPRSSQTGTPSRSLLSPKPKQHLQSPSSLRVHLSCCFGEEGDFIPSPSKLRTPATPSPLALRQPVKATSTPGSGASTPTRSLGPARSGLPRPSAGGGGGGIPVPRSKLAQPVRRSLPAPRNYSGGENWREGCY encoded by the exons atggAGGATATTAACTCAAACATCAACGCGGACTTGGAGGTGCGCAAGCTGCAGGACTTGGTAAAGAAACTCGAACAGCAAAACGAGCAGCTCCGTAGTCGGTCTACTCTATTGTCTTCGTCTGGAGCAGTGTCAGGAAACCATAGACCCCTTAGTGCTGGATATGACTCACCCCTGTCAGCCGCCTCGGCGGCGGGGCTGGTCGGCTTCCCTGGGGTGGGGTTCGGCGGAACGGGTGCCTATGGGGGGCTTTTGGAAAACTCCCGTTTGAGCCCCAGACTGTCATATGATGGCATCAGTTTCAGGAGAGCATATGAGGGCGAGGGGGCATCGGCTGCCACCTCTTTCACTGGCATCAATTCGTACTTTACTGACGCAGGGGAAACACTGGGTTTTATGGATGAAGGGGAAACTTCAATCTTGGATGAAGTAGACATCCTCGATCTTGAAGACATGGATTGTCTGAACGAAGATGAAGACAGCTG GCTGTATGAGGCGAAGCTGAACAGCCCTTGGCAGAAAGCCTTGAGTCCCATCGTGTGGTGTCGCCAGGCTCTGGACAACCCCAGTCCTGACATGGAGTCAGCCAAGCGCTCCCTCATCCACAGACTGGACCTCACCATGTCAG CAAACAAGCGGAGGAGCCTGTATGGAAGTTCCTATAGTCCCCAGGTGAACTACGGAAGCCCATACAGCACAAACACATTGAACAGCCCCTACAGCAGCGGCTTCAACTCCCCTTCCTCCACCCCCAGCAGGGTGCCCATCGTCAGACAGCAGCTGATGCCCCCTCTCCACCAGG CTCAGCAGCAGCGTGGTggctcagtagagagagagaggaacgccCCACCGGTCAGCCCTCAGTCTTCAATAGACAGTGAGCTGAGCACCTCTGAGATGGACGAGGATTCTGTGGGATCCTCCACCACGTACAAACTCAACGACGTCACTGATGTACAGATCCTGGCTCGCATGCAGGAGGAGA gtCTTCGGCAGGACTATGCTGCCACAGCTTCCAGGCGTAGCTCTGGTTCGTCCTGCCACTCTCTGAGACGCAGCACCTTCAGTGACCAGGAGCTGGACGCCCAGAGTCTAGAGGACGATGAGGAGGCTGTACACCCCGCCTTCCACCTCCCCTCGAACCGCTTCTCCCACTCCCCCAGACACTCCCCCCGCGCCTCCCCCAGGAACTCCCCACGCTCACGCTCCCCAGCACGCTCCCTGGAGTACAACCACAGCCGGGGCTCCCCGCAGCCAATCATCAGCCGGCTGCAGGCGCCACGTCACTCCCTGCAGGGCCATGCCCCCCAAGACCTGCAGACCAACGTGGTGAAGAACGAAG AGAAGCTGGGGCGTAGTCTTCCTAACCTGACCCGCTCCAACGTGGCCCAGCATGGCCCAGAGCCCGTCACGAACAGCAGGAGCTGTGAGTCCAACCTGCAAGTGCCAAACGGAAGCTCACCGAGACACCAGGCAGTCATTCAGTCTGCCA CCCAGcactcctccactccactccactcccggTACTCTACCCCCCCTCGCTCCTCCCAAACAGGAACTCCCTCTCGATCCTTGCTGTCCCCGAAACCCAAACAGCACCTCCAAAGCCCTTCTTCCCTCCGAG TCCATCTTTCCTGTTGCTTTGGAGAAGAAGGGGATTTCA TCCCTTCTCCCAGTAAGCTGCGAACCCCAGCCACCCCGTCTCCCCTGGCCCTGAGGCAGCCTGTAAAGGCCACGTCTACCCCTGGCTCTGGAGCCTCCACCCCCACACGCTCCCTGGGCCCAGCACGCAGCGGCCTGCCCCGGCCCagtgcaggaggaggaggaggtggcatCCCTGTGCCTCGCAGCAAACTGGCCCAGCCAGTACGCAG GTCTTTACCTGCCCCTCGGAACTACAGTGGCGGAGAGAATTGGAGAGAGGGCTGCTACTGA
- the LOC118359048 gene encoding SLAIN motif-containing protein 2-like isoform X4, giving the protein MEDINSNINADLEVRKLQDLVKKLEQQNEQLRSRSTLLSSSGAVSGNHRPLSAGYDSPLSAASAAGLVGFPGVGFGGTGAYGGLLENSRLSPRLSYDGISFRRAYEGEGASAATSFTGINSYFTDAGETLGFMDEGETSILDEVDILDLEDMDCLNEDEDSWLYEAKLNSPWQKALSPIVWCRQALDNPSPDMESAKRSLIHRLDLTMSANKRRSLYGSSYSPQVNYGSPYSTNTLNSPYSSGFNSPSSTPSRVPIVRQQLMPPLHQAQQQRGGSVERERNAPPVSPQSSIDSELSTSEMDEDSVGSSTTYKLNDVTDVQILARMQEESLRQDYAATASRRSSGSSCHSLRRSTFSDQELDAQSLEDDEEAVHPAFHLPSNRFSHSPRHSPRASPRNSPRSRSPARSLEYNHSRGSPQPIISRLQAPRHSLQGHAPQDLQTNVVKNEEKLGRSLPNLTRSNVAQHGPEPVTNSRSCESNLQVPNGSSPRHQAVIQSAIHLSCCFGEEGDFIPSPSKLRTPATPSPLALRQPVKATSTPGSGASTPTRSLGPARSGLPRPSAGGGGGGIPVPRSKLAQPVRRSLPAPRNYSGGENWREGCY; this is encoded by the exons atggAGGATATTAACTCAAACATCAACGCGGACTTGGAGGTGCGCAAGCTGCAGGACTTGGTAAAGAAACTCGAACAGCAAAACGAGCAGCTCCGTAGTCGGTCTACTCTATTGTCTTCGTCTGGAGCAGTGTCAGGAAACCATAGACCCCTTAGTGCTGGATATGACTCACCCCTGTCAGCCGCCTCGGCGGCGGGGCTGGTCGGCTTCCCTGGGGTGGGGTTCGGCGGAACGGGTGCCTATGGGGGGCTTTTGGAAAACTCCCGTTTGAGCCCCAGACTGTCATATGATGGCATCAGTTTCAGGAGAGCATATGAGGGCGAGGGGGCATCGGCTGCCACCTCTTTCACTGGCATCAATTCGTACTTTACTGACGCAGGGGAAACACTGGGTTTTATGGATGAAGGGGAAACTTCAATCTTGGATGAAGTAGACATCCTCGATCTTGAAGACATGGATTGTCTGAACGAAGATGAAGACAGCTG GCTGTATGAGGCGAAGCTGAACAGCCCTTGGCAGAAAGCCTTGAGTCCCATCGTGTGGTGTCGCCAGGCTCTGGACAACCCCAGTCCTGACATGGAGTCAGCCAAGCGCTCCCTCATCCACAGACTGGACCTCACCATGTCAG CAAACAAGCGGAGGAGCCTGTATGGAAGTTCCTATAGTCCCCAGGTGAACTACGGAAGCCCATACAGCACAAACACATTGAACAGCCCCTACAGCAGCGGCTTCAACTCCCCTTCCTCCACCCCCAGCAGGGTGCCCATCGTCAGACAGCAGCTGATGCCCCCTCTCCACCAGG CTCAGCAGCAGCGTGGTggctcagtagagagagagaggaacgccCCACCGGTCAGCCCTCAGTCTTCAATAGACAGTGAGCTGAGCACCTCTGAGATGGACGAGGATTCTGTGGGATCCTCCACCACGTACAAACTCAACGACGTCACTGATGTACAGATCCTGGCTCGCATGCAGGAGGAGA gtCTTCGGCAGGACTATGCTGCCACAGCTTCCAGGCGTAGCTCTGGTTCGTCCTGCCACTCTCTGAGACGCAGCACCTTCAGTGACCAGGAGCTGGACGCCCAGAGTCTAGAGGACGATGAGGAGGCTGTACACCCCGCCTTCCACCTCCCCTCGAACCGCTTCTCCCACTCCCCCAGACACTCCCCCCGCGCCTCCCCCAGGAACTCCCCACGCTCACGCTCCCCAGCACGCTCCCTGGAGTACAACCACAGCCGGGGCTCCCCGCAGCCAATCATCAGCCGGCTGCAGGCGCCACGTCACTCCCTGCAGGGCCATGCCCCCCAAGACCTGCAGACCAACGTGGTGAAGAACGAAG AGAAGCTGGGGCGTAGTCTTCCTAACCTGACCCGCTCCAACGTGGCCCAGCATGGCCCAGAGCCCGTCACGAACAGCAGGAGCTGTGAGTCCAACCTGCAAGTGCCAAACGGAAGCTCACCGAGACACCAGGCAGTCATTCAGTCTGCCA TCCATCTTTCCTGTTGCTTTGGAGAAGAAGGGGATTTCA TCCCTTCTCCCAGTAAGCTGCGAACCCCAGCCACCCCGTCTCCCCTGGCCCTGAGGCAGCCTGTAAAGGCCACGTCTACCCCTGGCTCTGGAGCCTCCACCCCCACACGCTCCCTGGGCCCAGCACGCAGCGGCCTGCCCCGGCCCagtgcaggaggaggaggaggtggcatCCCTGTGCCTCGCAGCAAACTGGCCCAGCCAGTACGCAG GTCTTTACCTGCCCCTCGGAACTACAGTGGCGGAGAGAATTGGAGAGAGGGCTGCTACTGA